In Paracholeplasma morum, the genomic stretch GAAGCGAAATTTAAAGAAGTTCAAGAAGCCTATGACACTTTAGGAGATGCTGAAAAGCGTCGTCAATATGATCAGTTCGGACATAATGGTCCATTCGGACAAGGCGGCTCAGGTTTTGGAGGTTTCGAAGGTTTTGGTGGCTTCTCGGATATTTTTAGTTCGTTTTTCGGTGGAGGCGGTCAACAACGTAGAGACCCTTCAGGCCCACAACGTGGTGATGACTTAGAAAAACGAATGAACATCACCTTTGAAGAAGCCGTTTTAGGCGCAAAGAAGACCATTAAGATTGATGTTGATCAAACTTGTCACACCTGTGGTGGACATGGCGGTCAGTCATCTAGTGATGTAGACACTTGCGATAGATGTCATGGGCAAGGCTATATTCATGTAGAACAACGTACCATTTTAGGCAATATTCGTAGTCAACAAGCCTGTCCAAAATGTGGTGGGCGCGGAAAAACCATTAAAAATCGTTGTAAAACATGTAATGGTTCTGGACGTGAAAGAGTTACTAAGGATATTGAAGTTAAGATTCCAGCTGGTATCGACAACAACATGTCTTTACGTATGCCAGGTTATGGCGAAGGCGGCGTTAATGGCGGCCCATCAGGCGATTTATACTTAAGATTCCAAGTTAAACCACATAAAGTTTTCAAACGCGAAAATGATAATATTATCTTAGAAGCACCAATATCATTTGTGCAAGCTGCACTTG encodes the following:
- the dnaJ gene encoding molecular chaperone DnaJ gives rise to the protein MAEKRDYYDVLGISKDASEEDIKKAYRSLAKKYHPDVSKESNAEAKFKEVQEAYDTLGDAEKRRQYDQFGHNGPFGQGGSGFGGFEGFGGFSDIFSSFFGGGGQQRRDPSGPQRGDDLEKRMNITFEEAVLGAKKTIKIDVDQTCHTCGGHGGQSSSDVDTCDRCHGQGYIHVEQRTILGNIRSQQACPKCGGRGKTIKNRCKTCNGSGRERVTKDIEVKIPAGIDNNMSLRMPGYGEGGVNGGPSGDLYLRFQVKPHKVFKRENDNIILEAPISFVQAALGDTIDVPTIYGEVALKIPAGTQSETVLRMREKGVANVNSGRKGDQLVVVKVEVPSNLSKEQETILRQFEKANPKPKDTPWEKFKNLFKN